CGTTATCTGGCAATGGGTGGTCGTGGCGGATGGACGTGCCTTAGAGCGAAGCAGAAGGAGTATCTTGACGGGAGAGTTGCGAATGGCCAGTTACAAGCCAAGGGCGACAACTGCGAAGGGGTACTTGGGGAGCTTTTGAAAAACAAGGCATCGCTCGTTGGTAAGCGAGTACGCTACCAAGAGCAGATGCCGACGCTTGAGGTCGCCGGCGTTCTTAGGGATTTGAGAGTAGAGGGCGACATGCTCCACATCATCGCAGACTGGGAGGGCGAGACAATGGGCCAGGGTTGCACCATTAACATTGACTATCTCAACCTTGATATCACACCGGCCTCCATCACAATGAGTATCTCCGGCCTCGGAAGTTTTGCCGGGATAACCACAATCTTTTTGGATCAAATCCGTTCTCGATAGGGGGGTGACAAGGGATGTGGGGAAGCAATCATCTATACAAGCGTCCGACCAAAAAAACCCGGGAGAAGCGTAAAGTTCGGGCAAAGAAAAAGGGGGAATATCGGACTCCTGACCGCATCAAGCGGCACGCTGACCGGCAATCGGAGCGCGGATACGCGAACGAAGAGCGCGTTGCTCGCATCCTTGCGAAAGCCGTGGAGCTAGGTCGCTACGCAAGCTTTCGGCAGACGGAGCACAACGGCTCCGAAGATACTCTCGGTATCGATTTCGTCGTCACCAAAGAGGTCTCTGACGCAAGCGTCGGGCGTGGGTTTGGCGTCACCATCTCGCACAAGAGTTGGATCGAGGCAAGGAAGATTCACCCCCGCGTCACCACGATTCTTGTCACTCCCGAGATGAAGGATGAGACGCTTCTCTCAAAGGTCGACGCCTTGTTTACGGAGAACGGGGTGTAGTATATCGTATGCCGTCCAGCAAAACTGGCGGCTTTTTTATGCTATAATCCACCCATGTCGCACGTCGTCCTCTATCGCAAACATCGTCCGCAGAGCTTTAAAGATGTATTGGGCCAAGACCACATCATCGGCCCACTCATGGAGGCGATAAAGAAAGGCACACCTGCACACTCCTACCTCTTTTTTGGTTCTCGCGGCACGGGGAAGACGAGCGTTGCGCGTATTCTCGCGCGCGAAGTCGGCTGCGCTCCCGAAGACCTGCACGAGATCGATGCCGCCTCAAACCGCGGCATCGATGACGTGCGCGAACTCCGCGAAGGTGTGCGCTCACTCCCATTTCGGTCTCCCTACAAGGTCTATATTGTCGACGAAGTGCACATGTTGACCAAGGAAGCCTTTAACGCACTTTTAAAAACCTTGGAAGAGCCGCCCGCACACGCCATTTTTATCCTCGCAACTACTGAAGTAGAGAAAGTGCCTGACACCGTGCTCTCCCGTTGCGAGACCTATACCTTCCGAAAGCCCACTGCGGCGCTACTCGCGGGTGCGATCAAAGATGTCGCAAAAAAAGAAGGGTATGCAATCGAGCCCGAGGCCGCAGAAGTTATCGCCATGCTTGGTGACGGTTCTTTCCGCGATGCGCTCGGCGTCTTACAACTTGTCATCTCCTCGACGAAAGACAAAAAGATTACCGAAGAAGCTGTTGCCAAGGTGACCAGTGTTCCATCAGGAGCTCTGGTGAACGAGGTCATCCAAGCACTCGCCGAGGGTGATGCCGCGAAAGCGCTTTCGGAGGTGCGGCGCGCCGCAGAAGCAAATGTCGACTTCACCATCTTTGTCCGCCTCCTTTTAAAAAAGCTTCGCTTCATCCTGCTCATTCGTCACGCGCCGGACATGAAGGAGAGCATTAAGGCAGAGCTTGGCGAAGACGATTTTGCCCGCCTTTCTACCCTTGCCGGTGTCGCGGGGAAAAACATCAAGTCGGGTACGATCCTCGCTCTTCTCGACGCGTATACACAAACGGGTCGAGCGCACATTCCCCAGCTCCCACTCGAGCTCGCATTGCTCAAACTCATCGGTGAACCCAGAGAAGAGTAGTGTCACCCCACGACCCGTCATGATCTCCCAAAAACTTAAAACTATTTTTTATATATCCATCCCACTCTTTATTGCGCATGGGCTGGAGGAATATGTTACTGGGTTTTATAACATCGATCCCATTTTCAAGTTTTTCTTCAGTTACTTTGACGCAATGAGTATTCCCCAGGCTACGTTTCTGCTCTTCCAGATTATGCTCTGGCTGACGCTCATCCTCCTTGCCCTCGTCATCACAAATGCGAAGTGGCAGCTCTGGCTCTTGGGGTTTGTCGGGCTCATCTATATCTTTGAACTCCACCATTTCTTCGAAGCGTTACGGTTTGGCGAGTATTACCCAGGCATGGTAACAGCCACCGCGTTCCCCGTTATCGGTTTTCTATTTTGGAAAGAATTAATAAAGAATTTTAAGCATCAAGAATGAGTCCCGTACGAAATCCTATGGTTATGTATTATACTTATGTTTTAAAGAGCTCCAAAAACGGAAGGCTTTATACCGGACACACAAATGATTTACGGAAACGCTTTAAGGAGCACAACAGTGGCCAATCTGAATATACAAAGATGCGAGGACCATACAAACTTATATATTACGAAGCTTGTTGCGATAATGGCGATGCACAAGCACGAGAATTATATCTTAAATCAGGAAAGGGTAAGCGCTACCTTAAATCAAGGATAAAGCGTTTCCTATTTCGTACGGGATGAAAAACGTCTACTTCGTACGTCACGGTGAGACCGGATCCAACAGGGACCGTACTCATCAAGGACCCAATGAACCGTTAACAGATCTCGGCAGGAAGCAGGCCGAGATTGTTGCAGATCGGCTCACACGCATCCCTTTTGATGTCATTGTTGCAAGCGATCTCAAACGTGCCCACGAGACGTCCATGGCGATAAGCAAAAAGACGGGCAAGGAAGTAGTCGAGAGTCCGCTGTTTCGCGAACGGAAGATTGTTACCGAGCTCATCGGTCTTCCTCACAAAAGTCTCGAGGCCGAACAAATACGATCCAAGGTTCGTGCGCGGTATGACGACCCTCTGTGGCACTATTCAGACGAAGAGAACTTCTTCGATCTTCGCGGACGGGCGAAAGAGGCGATTGCCTTTCTTGAGCACTATCCACAAGACAACATCGTCGTCGTAACGCACGGCATGTTTCTTACTACGCTGATTGGCGTTTTGATCGAGCCCGACATGACTCCCACCTTTTGGCAGCATATTCATAATTTTCTTGTCACCACCAACACTGGCATCACCTGGTGCCAGAAGGGCCATCCCCATTCAGAGAAGCCCGACACGTGGCAGCTCATCTCGTGGAACGACCACGCGCATTTGGGATAATTTCCCCCATATAAAAACCCCCGACTCAAATCGGGGGTTTACTCTGCGCTAAAAGAAAAAGCTTTCTGCCCTGCTTCTTCTACTTCTTCATCTGGTGCGGCAACCTTGGGCTCGCGCGCATGAGGTGGCAATATGAGCGGCGGCCTCTCGCGTTCCCAAAGCAGCAGTGTTCCTCTTCGGTAATACGGCTGTGAGGGAATAGCGTAGACACATGTGTCCTGGAGTGGGCACGCTCCGCATGTCCTCATGAGGCGCTTCAGTTGCCCAGCACTCCATGCACTGTCTCCCGATCGTCCTTCATCACCCTCCGCAAAGAGCGGCAATATCTCCTTGGGCGCCCCATTCACGACTGTCGCGGGGGACTCTCCGCAGAGAAGGAGTGAGTAGAGCCAAATCGCGTCCGCGAGGTCGATCGGATCAGCTCCCGTCTTCTCCAAGTACTCAAGCGTCAGGTCACGGATGACACCCGACACTTTCTCGTGGTAGCGGATCTCTCGTCCTTCATCCATGGTGACCATGACCGCCTCATTCGCAATG
This portion of the Parcubacteria group bacterium genome encodes:
- a CDS encoding GIY-YIG nuclease family protein, whose translation is MYYTYVLKSSKNGRLYTGHTNDLRKRFKEHNSGQSEYTKMRGPYKLIYYEACCDNGDAQARELYLKSGKGKRYLKSRIKRFLFRTG
- the dnaX gene encoding DNA polymerase III subunit gamma/tau; its protein translation is MSHVVLYRKHRPQSFKDVLGQDHIIGPLMEAIKKGTPAHSYLFFGSRGTGKTSVARILAREVGCAPEDLHEIDAASNRGIDDVRELREGVRSLPFRSPYKVYIVDEVHMLTKEAFNALLKTLEEPPAHAIFILATTEVEKVPDTVLSRCETYTFRKPTAALLAGAIKDVAKKEGYAIEPEAAEVIAMLGDGSFRDALGVLQLVISSTKDKKITEEAVAKVTSVPSGALVNEVIQALAEGDAAKALSEVRRAAEANVDFTIFVRLLLKKLRFILLIRHAPDMKESIKAELGEDDFARLSTLAGVAGKNIKSGTILALLDAYTQTGRAHIPQLPLELALLKLIGEPREE
- a CDS encoding histidine phosphatase family protein, encoding MKNVYFVRHGETGSNRDRTHQGPNEPLTDLGRKQAEIVADRLTRIPFDVIVASDLKRAHETSMAISKKTGKEVVESPLFRERKIVTELIGLPHKSLEAEQIRSKVRARYDDPLWHYSDEENFFDLRGRAKEAIAFLEHYPQDNIVVVTHGMFLTTLIGVLIEPDMTPTFWQHIHNFLVTTNTGITWCQKGHPHSEKPDTWQLISWNDHAHLG
- a CDS encoding HXXEE domain-containing protein, with amino-acid sequence MISQKLKTIFYISIPLFIAHGLEEYVTGFYNIDPIFKFFFSYFDAMSIPQATFLLFQIMLWLTLILLALVITNAKWQLWLLGFVGLIYIFELHHFFEALRFGEYYPGMVTATAFPVIGFLFWKELIKNFKHQE